From one Phragmitibacter flavus genomic stretch:
- a CDS encoding PIN domain-containing protein — MARLIDSSLWVDFTRRKTPPSLKSRIQPWILDTQAAICEPIAFEILRYATLEERPQINAQFATLPLLSTPPRIWRDATRLGQQCRDQRINIGALDLLITAIAIHHDAELVTFDKDYAPLADIFPLRLIFLTR; from the coding sequence ATGGCGCGATTGATCGACTCGTCCCTTTGGGTGGACTTCACCCGCCGCAAAACGCCGCCATCGCTCAAATCTCGCATCCAACCCTGGATCCTCGACACCCAGGCCGCGATCTGCGAGCCCATCGCTTTTGAAATCCTGCGCTACGCCACGCTTGAGGAGCGCCCGCAAATCAACGCCCAGTTCGCCACTCTCCCCCTCCTCTCCACGCCGCCTCGAATCTGGCGTGACGCCACCCGCCTCGGCCAGCAATGCCGCGACCAGCGCATCAACATCGGCGCACTCGACCTCCTCATTACCGCCATTGCCATCCATCACGACGCCGAACTGGTCACCTTCGACAAGGACTATGCTCCCCTAGCAGACATCTTCCCCTTGCGTCTCATCTTCCTCACCCGCTAA
- a CDS encoding NAD(P)-dependent oxidoreductase, which yields MEKIGFIGLGIMGEPMALNLIKAGHPVAVLATSAAANTLTAAGAQSHPDSASLAAASDIIITMLPDSPEVEAVAAQIIDTIRPGSLFIDMSTIAPTTAIALHQLFAAKSVEALDAPVSGGQVGAQNAALSIMVGGSADAFTRAQPLFAAMGKNIVHIGAPGAGQTTKTCNQIIVAMTIQAVAEAFTLAQKAGVDLVKMREVLLGGFAQSRILDLHGQRIIDRNFKPGFKVKLHRKDMNIALATGKQFEVPLDGSAQVTARMEQLIADGHGELDHSALALLLEQLSGITPA from the coding sequence ATGGAAAAAATCGGATTCATCGGACTCGGCATCATGGGCGAACCCATGGCACTCAACCTAATCAAAGCCGGCCACCCTGTCGCCGTCCTCGCCACCAGCGCCGCCGCCAACACCCTCACCGCCGCCGGAGCCCAGTCCCATCCCGACTCCGCCTCCCTCGCCGCCGCCTCTGACATCATCATCACCATGCTCCCCGACTCCCCCGAAGTCGAAGCCGTCGCCGCGCAAATCATCGACACCATCCGCCCCGGCTCCCTGTTCATCGACATGTCCACCATCGCCCCCACAACCGCGATCGCCCTGCACCAACTATTCGCCGCCAAATCCGTCGAAGCCCTCGACGCCCCCGTCTCCGGCGGTCAGGTCGGAGCCCAAAACGCCGCCCTCTCCATCATGGTCGGCGGCAGTGCCGACGCCTTCACCCGCGCCCAGCCCCTCTTCGCCGCCATGGGCAAAAACATCGTCCACATTGGTGCCCCCGGCGCAGGTCAAACCACCAAGACCTGCAACCAGATCATCGTCGCCATGACCATCCAGGCCGTCGCCGAAGCTTTCACGCTCGCCCAAAAAGCCGGCGTCGACCTCGTCAAAATGCGCGAAGTCCTCCTCGGCGGTTTTGCCCAAAGCCGCATCCTCGACCTCCACGGTCAGCGCATCATCGACCGCAACTTCAAACCCGGCTTCAAGGTCAAACTCCACCGCAAGGACATGAACATTGCCCTCGCCACCGGCAAACAATTTGAAGTCCCCCTCGACGGCAGCGCCCAGGTCACCGCCCGCATGGAACAACTCATCGCCGACGGTCACGGCGAACTCGACCACAGCGCCCTCGCCCTCCTCCTAGAACAACTCTCCGGGATCACCCCCGCCTGA
- a CDS encoding enolase C-terminal domain-like protein: MSFHLNLRTPITSGPKIAEMRITPIAIVDPPLLNAAGLHAPYALRTVIELITDDGITGISEIPGTVAINQSLEETRPLILGKDPSNLPDIMAAIQGHFGEESIANRGATPWDQRKLVHIFSAIEVACLDIIGKITNQPIVDLLGGKKRDLVPFAAYLFYKYEGAGGPLEFNIDPTATGWPAARQAAALDPAGIVAQAHAMVAEFGFQSLKLKGGCFEPRLEVDAIIALREAFPNTPLRIDPNGVWTVETAIKYGRELEPYLEYLEDPVRGQKDMATVRRALKTPLATNMCTTSFACLPGSVEHHSEDIILSDHHFWGGLTASMKLAAKCQEIGRDLSMHSNSHLGISLAAMVHLGAALPNFTSALDTHYPWQSDEIIKGGRLPFENGSVRVPDGPGLGVELDHEALEKLHQNFLTCGLTHRDDLVEMRKKVPDWEFQNVRW; this comes from the coding sequence ATGTCCTTTCACCTCAACCTGCGCACCCCCATCACGAGCGGCCCGAAAATCGCCGAAATGCGCATCACCCCCATCGCCATCGTTGACCCCCCGCTGCTCAACGCCGCCGGCCTCCACGCCCCCTACGCCCTGCGCACCGTCATCGAACTCATCACCGATGACGGCATCACCGGCATCAGCGAAATCCCCGGCACCGTTGCCATCAACCAATCCCTCGAAGAAACCCGACCGCTCATCCTCGGCAAAGATCCCTCCAATCTTCCCGACATCATGGCCGCCATCCAGGGCCACTTCGGCGAGGAATCCATCGCCAACCGCGGCGCCACCCCCTGGGACCAGCGTAAACTCGTCCACATCTTCAGCGCCATCGAAGTCGCCTGCCTCGACATCATCGGCAAAATCACCAACCAACCCATCGTCGACCTCCTCGGCGGCAAAAAACGCGACCTCGTCCCCTTCGCCGCCTACCTCTTCTACAAATACGAAGGTGCCGGCGGCCCGCTCGAATTCAACATCGACCCGACCGCCACCGGCTGGCCCGCCGCCCGCCAGGCCGCCGCCCTCGACCCCGCCGGCATCGTTGCCCAGGCCCACGCCATGGTCGCCGAATTCGGTTTCCAATCCCTCAAACTCAAAGGTGGCTGCTTCGAACCCCGTCTGGAAGTCGATGCCATCATCGCCCTGCGCGAAGCCTTCCCCAACACCCCCCTGCGCATCGACCCCAACGGCGTCTGGACCGTCGAAACCGCAATCAAGTATGGTCGCGAACTCGAACCCTACCTCGAATACCTCGAAGACCCCGTGCGCGGCCAAAAAGACATGGCCACCGTCCGTCGCGCCCTCAAAACTCCTCTCGCCACCAACATGTGCACCACCTCCTTCGCCTGCCTCCCCGGCAGCGTCGAGCACCATTCCGAAGACATCATCCTCAGCGACCACCACTTCTGGGGCGGCCTCACCGCCTCAATGAAACTCGCCGCCAAATGCCAGGAAATCGGCCGCGATCTCTCCATGCATTCCAACAGCCATCTAGGAATCTCCCTCGCCGCCATGGTCCATCTCGGCGCCGCCCTTCCCAACTTCACTTCTGCCCTCGACACCCACTACCCCTGGCAGTCCGACGAGATCATCAAAGGCGGCCGCCTCCCCTTCGAAAACGGCTCCGTCCGCGTCCCAGATGGACCCGGCCTAGGCGTCGAACTCGACCACGAAGCCCTGGAGAAGCTCCACCAAAACTTCCTCACCTGCGGACTAACCCACCGCGACGACCTCGTAGAAATGCGCAAAAAAGTCCCCGACTGGGAATTCCAAAACGTGCGCTGGTGA
- a CDS encoding sugar phosphate isomerase/epimerase family protein, translated as MMIWSKLTLVQAMMVGVVSSTGASLMGQTLKPQGEYMTFALSTVEWGREWDLLQLVESLETAGVKQVELGAGHGHGVLPVLSPEERTALREQFEEAGVAVVGMRVDVAFDAVDKAALATAVDQVKQHVRLGHDVGGSGVRVRLGDLKGDEALIEQTVKMLRELGDFAVGFGQEIRVEAQAGTGNVADLIAVLKAVDQDQVRAAFGVGNGALTAKGVEEEFKLVQDYLGSVVLVDMQEEGDVEAYDALAKLLVEVDFEGRVLLTTKAEVGDAVTATGRQKVLWDQRVKKARMP; from the coding sequence ATGATGATCTGGAGTAAATTGACGTTGGTTCAGGCGATGATGGTTGGCGTGGTGAGTTCAACTGGTGCTAGTTTGATGGGGCAGACGCTGAAGCCGCAGGGCGAATACATGACGTTTGCCTTGAGCACGGTGGAATGGGGACGAGAGTGGGATTTGTTGCAACTCGTGGAGAGTTTGGAGACTGCGGGAGTCAAGCAGGTGGAGCTTGGCGCGGGACATGGCCATGGAGTGCTGCCGGTGTTGAGTCCAGAGGAAAGAACGGCTTTGCGGGAGCAGTTTGAAGAAGCAGGAGTTGCGGTGGTGGGCATGCGGGTGGATGTGGCGTTTGATGCCGTGGACAAGGCGGCACTGGCGACGGCGGTTGATCAGGTGAAACAGCATGTGCGGCTGGGGCATGATGTGGGCGGCAGCGGCGTGAGGGTTCGTCTTGGGGATCTTAAAGGCGATGAGGCATTGATCGAACAGACGGTGAAAATGCTGCGCGAATTGGGGGATTTTGCCGTGGGATTTGGTCAGGAGATCCGCGTGGAAGCGCAGGCGGGAACGGGAAATGTGGCGGATCTGATCGCGGTGTTGAAAGCGGTGGATCAGGACCAGGTGCGGGCCGCCTTCGGCGTGGGCAATGGCGCTCTGACGGCCAAAGGGGTGGAGGAGGAGTTCAAGCTGGTGCAGGACTATCTTGGATCCGTCGTCTTGGTGGATATGCAGGAAGAGGGTGATGTCGAAGCTTATGATGCGCTGGCGAAGTTGCTGGTGGAAGTCGATTTCGAAGGCCGGGTGTTATTGACCACCAAAGCCGAGGTCGGCGACGCCGTTACGGCAACCGGTCGGCAGAAGGTGTTGTGGGATCAGCGCGTGAAGAAGGCGCGGATGCCTTGA
- a CDS encoding prolyl oligopeptidase family serine peptidase, whose product MKFFVILLLLMVVKTSAEDSPYFREEVGEERMVPPTANRGCGLMVPLGWTVEDKARYPLVIYMHGGGSKGTDGAKPLKEELPRLLATPELREKFRCFVLVPQCQDGDDASGERPNNWVKWDNQRLKPPFWLKSDEEASDQLLGAMAALEDVLARYPVDVARIYLTGVSMGGSASWNWASRDPDRFAGMVPVCGLSDVRRAKPVAIAKVPVWTFHGDQDDQVPVQRTRDMVVALKKEGSGVKYTEYAGGGHGIAKRVWGEDDHAALRWLFEQRKVVDR is encoded by the coding sequence ATGAAGTTTTTCGTGATTTTGTTGCTGTTGATGGTGGTGAAAACTTCGGCGGAGGATTCACCCTATTTTCGAGAAGAGGTGGGTGAGGAGCGGATGGTTCCGCCGACGGCGAATCGTGGTTGTGGGTTGATGGTGCCGCTGGGGTGGACAGTTGAGGACAAGGCCCGGTATCCGCTGGTGATTTACATGCATGGGGGTGGGTCAAAAGGAACGGATGGTGCGAAGCCGTTGAAGGAAGAGTTGCCACGGTTGCTGGCGACGCCGGAGTTGCGCGAGAAGTTCCGCTGTTTTGTGCTGGTGCCGCAGTGTCAGGATGGCGATGATGCCAGTGGGGAGCGACCCAACAATTGGGTGAAGTGGGACAATCAGCGGTTGAAGCCGCCGTTTTGGTTGAAAAGCGACGAAGAGGCGAGTGACCAGTTGTTGGGGGCGATGGCAGCTTTGGAGGATGTGCTGGCGAGATATCCGGTGGATGTTGCGCGGATTTATCTGACAGGGGTTTCGATGGGTGGCAGTGCCTCGTGGAACTGGGCGTCGCGAGATCCCGATCGTTTTGCAGGGATGGTGCCGGTGTGCGGACTAAGCGATGTGCGTCGCGCGAAGCCTGTAGCGATAGCGAAGGTGCCGGTGTGGACGTTTCATGGAGACCAGGATGATCAGGTGCCGGTGCAACGCACCAGGGACATGGTGGTGGCGCTGAAAAAGGAGGGCAGTGGGGTGAAATATACGGAGTATGCCGGAGGAGGTCACGGCATTGCGAAACGGGTGTGGGGTGAGGATGATCATGCGGCGTTGCGATGGTTGTTCGAACAACGCAAGGTGGTTGACAGGTGA
- a CDS encoding GAF domain-containing DNA-binding protein has protein sequence MATAKLKSPPDRSEEAVFWRLLAKHACERSSKVAIDKTLRLMGRLVKADRVWIARYSDDLTRFWNVHEWANRGVEPHVMDLQGASSQMMSWGHQRLVNREVIEIPDVDKMPRSAKGLRAELKRQKVGATLVFPLVYRGRLIGFHGYDHPRPVKGWSAHRVEFKKKVAMHLAGLLARERVPSVSGIDASADIGAGGQPANLSRVINVKSAKTRVSITEDEIVMLRSFGDYTWIHLINGKRFMELRSLRSWIALLGRDDFVRVHQRFVVRADRILGVEKATGAGWNLALKGWADRIPVGRTYRHLIRSKMGF, from the coding sequence ATGGCAACTGCAAAGTTAAAATCCCCCCCTGATCGATCCGAGGAAGCAGTCTTTTGGCGGTTGTTGGCGAAACACGCCTGCGAGAGATCTTCTAAAGTTGCCATCGATAAGACCTTGAGGTTGATGGGGCGATTGGTGAAGGCGGACAGGGTTTGGATCGCGAGATACAGTGATGACCTGACCCGTTTTTGGAATGTTCATGAATGGGCCAATCGAGGAGTGGAGCCTCATGTGATGGATTTGCAGGGGGCCTCGTCGCAAATGATGTCGTGGGGGCATCAACGGCTGGTGAATCGGGAAGTGATCGAAATTCCCGATGTGGACAAGATGCCGCGGTCGGCGAAGGGCTTGAGGGCAGAATTGAAGCGACAGAAAGTGGGGGCAACCCTGGTTTTTCCTTTGGTTTATCGAGGACGGCTGATTGGTTTCCACGGTTACGATCATCCAAGACCCGTCAAGGGGTGGAGCGCCCACCGTGTTGAGTTCAAGAAGAAAGTGGCGATGCATCTGGCGGGATTGTTGGCGCGGGAGAGAGTTCCCTCGGTCTCAGGAATTGATGCAAGCGCTGATATTGGTGCGGGTGGGCAGCCTGCGAACCTGTCGAGGGTGATCAACGTGAAAAGTGCAAAAACGAGGGTGTCGATCACGGAGGATGAGATCGTGATGTTGCGATCGTTTGGAGACTACACGTGGATTCACCTCATCAACGGGAAACGGTTCATGGAGTTGCGGAGTTTGCGGTCGTGGATTGCGTTACTGGGGCGGGATGACTTTGTCCGGGTGCATCAAAGGTTTGTGGTGCGGGCCGACCGGATTTTGGGGGTGGAAAAAGCAACCGGAGCGGGTTGGAACTTGGCGCTGAAGGGTTGGGCAGATCGGATACCCGTGGGGCGAACCTACCGGCATTTGATCCGGTCGAAGATGGGTTTCTGA
- a CDS encoding PEP-CTERM sorting domain-containing protein (PEP-CTERM proteins occur, often in large numbers, in the proteomes of bacteria that also encode an exosortase, a predicted intramembrane cysteine proteinase. The presence of a PEP-CTERM domain at a protein's C-terminus predicts cleavage within the sorting domain, followed by covalent anchoring to some some component of the (usually Gram-negative) cell surface. Many PEP-CTERM proteins exhibit an unusual sequence composition that includes large numbers of potential glycosylation sites. Expression of one such protein has been shown restore the ability of a bacterium to form floc, a type of biofilm.), whose amino-acid sequence MTSPTPDKPLSSSNRFRSIFIVLGALAAVLSPGMTIKAQTTHYLYGLHNTSGAADAANFNLVQFAVANPYGASTVTSSTRVANLGSYVSNYGAAGRYREYINGLAIDITTNDVYFNYTYNDNSASATAGNYTFQLYKGNLNGSVWEVDLVHSITAALAGGLPDSDSAGSGAFPRGAFDPVSNSYYTGGQLTDSLTRLNLNASGTAVTSIDNFSNFDLTPFGDYGGGDFVISNGTLYTSTVVDGENRLIRRTISGIENGTGFAAGVIMDDDLSFDEFGVVQIAGLGAADLLYGLSNSGSLFRFTNPGGGTEAALGITEIVDLSSFIGFGSVADISEALLAPIPVPEPSGALLIGVAGCLAILRRRRQS is encoded by the coding sequence ATGACATCCCCAACTCCCGACAAACCCCTCTCATCGTCGAATCGATTTCGTTCGATCTTCATCGTCCTTGGTGCCCTCGCTGCCGTCCTGTCTCCGGGAATGACAATAAAAGCGCAGACCACCCACTATCTTTACGGTTTGCACAATACATCTGGCGCTGCCGACGCGGCAAATTTCAATTTGGTGCAATTCGCCGTCGCGAATCCGTATGGTGCATCCACGGTCACATCAAGCACTAGGGTGGCAAATCTAGGATCTTATGTTTCCAACTACGGTGCCGCCGGTCGTTACCGCGAATACATCAACGGTCTCGCGATTGATATAACCACCAATGACGTTTATTTTAACTATACCTACAACGACAACAGTGCTAGCGCGACCGCTGGCAACTACACGTTTCAACTATACAAGGGAAATTTGAATGGCTCAGTCTGGGAAGTCGATCTTGTTCATTCCATTACTGCTGCCTTGGCTGGCGGTCTCCCGGATTCAGACAGCGCAGGCAGCGGTGCCTTTCCCCGTGGAGCTTTCGACCCGGTGTCGAACAGCTACTACACAGGAGGACAACTCACAGACAGCCTGACTCGACTTAACTTGAATGCCAGCGGAACTGCCGTCACCAGCATTGACAACTTCAGCAACTTTGACCTTACCCCTTTCGGGGATTATGGCGGCGGAGATTTTGTCATTTCTAATGGAACTCTCTACACTTCGACCGTGGTCGACGGAGAGAACCGTCTGATCCGCAGAACCATCTCAGGTATTGAAAATGGAACAGGTTTCGCAGCAGGAGTTATTATGGATGACGACCTCTCGTTTGACGAATTTGGGGTGGTTCAGATTGCCGGACTAGGCGCGGCTGATCTTCTCTACGGACTTTCAAACAGTGGATCGCTATTTCGATTCACCAACCCTGGAGGTGGCACTGAGGCTGCCTTGGGCATTACTGAAATCGTCGATCTTAGTTCTTTTATAGGATTTGGATCCGTCGCCGATATCTCCGAAGCGTTGCTGGCCCCGATCCCCGTTCCCGAACCTTCGGGTGCGCTGCTGATTGGTGTCGCAGGCTGCCTCGCCATCCTCAGACGACGCCGCCAAAGCTAA
- a CDS encoding TonB-dependent siderophore receptor → MSLRYCLPLVQSLLIVSPALAQSPPDSTQMETVTVTASAPSDGYQATDSITALKSNARLLETPQSVTVLTDAFIKDRDFHRLDEVLRYSAGVSTGGFYDVLDSFRIRGFAADDVTYLDGLKITGFSSPMELWGLERVEVVKGPASTLYGGASLGGLINMVSKRPQPDAFTEFTLGGGSYNLFTSGLDVNRPLSKNVSARVNAFYRENESFVDHVEYQRIFVAPSLTWKMGPDTSLTILTSYKYTDEIFRLPLVAHGTVLPNKNGQIPHDRFIGIPGKSQGVQGWLGTAGYEFNHQFNDIVSLRQNLRASWSNLHRIDILYPAYLDDNQRTLYLIPPVNVIDDHFNFAVDTAVTFKFTTVKIDHHLTTGVDYNYVDRSFGLDGFGDGELIPFDLFSPNYQVPFRRSSDPFTISYSEFNQFGLYIQEQAKFFDKLTLTLGVRYDTTTLDDTDLGHTKDSATTPRVGLTYEFIPGVAAYASYSRSFNPQWTFTDAEGNVVDPEEGENWEAGVKTSLLDGRLTASLAVYQLTRENAATDDLSTPYPLDSFAAGEQRARGVELESAINLAPGWDFIFAYSYTETEILKDSLLPVGGRTLGVPDHNINAWLKYTVQSGPLRGFGLGIGGRYLTSQAGSAYNTFDLPAYGIVDAALYYERKNFSAQINFNNVLDKRHFVGSYDELYVLPGQPFNMSASITMKF, encoded by the coding sequence ATGTCTCTTCGTTATTGCCTCCCCCTCGTTCAAAGTCTGCTGATCGTTTCTCCAGCCCTTGCCCAATCCCCACCCGACAGCACTCAAATGGAAACCGTCACGGTCACTGCTTCCGCTCCTTCCGACGGATACCAAGCCACGGATTCCATCACTGCCCTTAAGTCCAACGCCCGGTTGCTGGAGACGCCCCAGTCGGTCACCGTGCTTACCGACGCATTTATCAAAGACCGCGATTTCCATCGACTTGATGAAGTGTTGAGATACAGCGCTGGTGTTTCCACCGGAGGATTTTATGACGTGTTGGACTCATTCCGTATCCGCGGTTTTGCCGCTGACGACGTCACGTATCTTGATGGATTAAAGATCACCGGCTTCTCCTCGCCGATGGAACTATGGGGCCTCGAACGGGTCGAAGTAGTCAAAGGTCCCGCTTCAACACTCTACGGCGGAGCTTCCCTCGGCGGCCTCATCAACATGGTCAGCAAACGCCCCCAACCCGATGCCTTCACCGAATTCACCCTCGGCGGCGGCTCCTACAACCTGTTCACCAGTGGCCTCGACGTGAATCGTCCACTCTCCAAAAACGTGTCCGCCCGCGTGAACGCCTTTTATCGGGAAAACGAATCATTCGTCGATCATGTCGAATATCAGCGAATCTTCGTCGCGCCCTCGCTCACTTGGAAAATGGGACCCGACACCAGCCTGACCATCCTCACCAGTTACAAATACACCGACGAAATCTTCAGACTTCCTTTGGTGGCTCATGGCACCGTCCTCCCCAACAAGAACGGCCAGATTCCCCATGACCGATTCATCGGAATCCCTGGAAAATCCCAGGGTGTGCAAGGCTGGCTCGGCACCGCCGGATATGAGTTCAACCACCAGTTCAACGACATCGTGTCACTGCGCCAGAACCTGCGCGCCAGTTGGAGCAACCTGCATCGCATCGATATTCTCTACCCCGCCTATCTCGACGACAACCAACGCACCCTGTATCTCATCCCACCGGTCAACGTCATTGATGACCACTTCAATTTCGCCGTGGACACCGCCGTGACTTTTAAATTCACCACCGTGAAGATCGACCATCATCTCACCACCGGAGTGGACTATAATTATGTCGACCGCAGTTTTGGTCTCGATGGATTTGGCGACGGCGAACTCATCCCCTTCGACCTCTTCTCCCCCAACTACCAAGTTCCGTTCCGTCGCTCATCCGATCCCTTCACCATCTCTTACTCCGAGTTCAATCAGTTCGGCCTTTACATTCAAGAGCAGGCAAAATTTTTCGACAAGCTTACCCTGACCCTCGGCGTGCGATACGACACCACCACGCTCGATGACACCGACCTCGGCCACACCAAAGACAGTGCCACGACACCCCGTGTGGGTTTGACTTATGAGTTCATCCCTGGCGTCGCTGCGTATGCCAGCTACAGCCGATCGTTCAATCCCCAATGGACCTTCACCGACGCCGAAGGCAACGTCGTCGATCCAGAAGAAGGCGAAAACTGGGAAGCCGGAGTCAAAACGTCCCTGCTGGACGGACGTCTCACCGCTTCCCTAGCCGTCTATCAACTCACCCGCGAAAACGCCGCCACCGACGATCTCTCCACGCCCTACCCGCTCGACTCCTTTGCCGCTGGCGAACAAAGAGCACGCGGCGTCGAACTGGAAAGCGCCATCAACCTCGCTCCTGGCTGGGACTTTATCTTTGCCTACAGCTATACCGAGACCGAAATCCTCAAGGACAGCCTTCTGCCTGTCGGTGGTCGCACCCTTGGCGTCCCCGATCACAACATCAATGCCTGGCTAAAATACACCGTGCAAAGTGGGCCCCTGCGCGGATTTGGATTGGGCATCGGCGGACGCTATCTTACCTCCCAGGCTGGCTCCGCCTACAACACCTTTGATCTGCCCGCCTATGGCATCGTGGACGCCGCTCTCTACTATGAACGCAAAAACTTCAGCGCCCAGATCAACTTCAACAACGTCTTGGACAAGCGCCACTTCGTCGGTTCCTACGACGAACTCTACGTCCTTCCCGGTCAACCCTTCAACATGAGTGCCAGCATCACCATGAAGTTTTGA
- a CDS encoding serine hydrolase domain-containing protein yields the protein MKICSVVSRGWRAGLLMMLTIAVGAIGEELPERESISAEQFEKFIEEAMKRYQVPGASVTVVKDGKSVLVKGFGFRDLETAAPVDADTIFHLASVSKVLTAMAAGAVADAGKLGWDQPVVEVLPGLRLMDEHATQDVTLRDLLTHRTGLVSYGFPPYWRHLFPREELLKRLRFIHPAYSFRDHAEYSNIGYFLAGEAAAAAWGSTYEKLLSESVLVPVGMSRSGYWGDFDEDKNVSRQYRVVDGQAKAVEVSMPDTYASSSGLSSTANDLAKMMNVLLAKGKSGDRQVLKEETVETMFSPVLASQMDFAAVPPIGADTGFFFSPGWNVYYSGNRRVVEKSGALEGIRASVMLVPEEELGVAVLANLHLTTFPEAVRTKVLLEAVEGANGEKEDGESKQLQERIFQQGGEIAKILANKPKPPSDGHPPRYVPVNYAGVYVSDLFGKWTIKVDAEAKGEFVLNVGTESGQWSGVLRGWDGDTLMFDWPGALTWPDLAVFRF from the coding sequence ATGAAAATCTGCTCCGTTGTTTCGCGTGGTTGGAGGGCTGGTTTGTTAATGATGCTGACGATCGCGGTGGGCGCGATTGGAGAGGAATTGCCTGAGCGCGAGAGCATCTCTGCGGAACAATTCGAAAAGTTCATCGAAGAGGCGATGAAGCGTTATCAGGTTCCCGGAGCGTCGGTGACAGTGGTCAAGGACGGCAAGTCGGTGTTGGTGAAGGGATTTGGATTTCGGGATTTGGAGACAGCGGCGCCGGTGGATGCGGACACGATTTTTCATCTGGCCAGTGTTTCAAAGGTGCTGACGGCCATGGCGGCCGGGGCGGTGGCAGACGCTGGAAAGCTCGGGTGGGATCAACCAGTGGTGGAGGTGTTGCCTGGCTTGCGATTGATGGATGAGCATGCCACCCAAGACGTAACGTTGCGGGATCTGCTGACGCATCGCACGGGTTTGGTGAGTTATGGATTTCCTCCCTACTGGCGGCATCTATTTCCGCGTGAGGAATTATTGAAGCGTTTGCGTTTCATTCATCCGGCTTATTCATTTCGTGATCACGCCGAGTATTCCAATATTGGTTACTTTCTGGCTGGCGAAGCGGCGGCTGCGGCATGGGGTTCGACTTACGAAAAGTTATTGTCGGAATCGGTGTTGGTTCCGGTTGGCATGTCGCGGTCGGGATATTGGGGGGATTTTGATGAAGATAAGAATGTATCGCGGCAATACAGGGTGGTCGACGGGCAGGCCAAGGCGGTGGAGGTGTCAATGCCGGACACCTACGCATCATCGAGTGGACTCAGTTCAACGGCGAATGATCTGGCGAAGATGATGAACGTGTTGCTGGCGAAGGGGAAAAGTGGAGATCGGCAGGTGCTGAAGGAGGAGACGGTGGAAACGATGTTTTCGCCAGTGTTGGCAAGTCAGATGGATTTTGCGGCGGTGCCGCCGATTGGAGCTGACACGGGTTTTTTCTTCAGTCCTGGTTGGAATGTCTATTATTCTGGAAATCGACGCGTGGTGGAAAAAAGCGGGGCGTTGGAGGGCATTCGAGCCAGTGTGATGCTGGTGCCGGAGGAGGAGTTGGGAGTGGCGGTGCTGGCTAATTTGCATCTCACCACGTTTCCTGAAGCCGTGAGGACCAAGGTTTTGCTGGAGGCAGTTGAAGGGGCAAATGGAGAGAAAGAAGATGGCGAGTCAAAGCAACTTCAGGAACGAATCTTCCAGCAGGGCGGCGAGATTGCCAAAATCCTTGCGAACAAACCCAAGCCACCCAGTGATGGCCATCCACCGCGATATGTGCCAGTGAACTATGCGGGAGTGTATGTGAGTGATCTTTTTGGGAAGTGGACGATCAAGGTCGATGCGGAGGCAAAAGGAGAATTTGTTTTAAACGTGGGAACGGAGTCCGGTCAGTGGTCGGGGGTGTTGCGTGGCTGGGATGGAGACACCTTGATGTTTGACTGGCCAGGCGCGCTGACATGGCCCGATCTAGCCGTTTTTAGGTTTTAG